CCGCGCACCCGCTTCCCGTCGCCCGGTGGCGTCGAGCCGCCGCTGGAGACCGAAGTGCGGGCGCGGCTGGCGCAGGCGATCGTCACCGACGGCCCGGTGGACCCGCGCACGGCGGCGTTGTGCGCGCTGATCCGGGCGGTGCAGTTCGAGCGGACGGTGTTCACCGACCAGCCGCGCGACCTGGTGAAGCGGCGGTTGCAGGAGATCTCCGAAGGCGACTGGGCGGCGGACGCGACCCGCAAGGCGATCGACGAGGTGCAGGCGGCGGTGTCGGTGGTGCTGGTGGCCGCCATCGTGCCCGCGGCCACCAGCTGACGGGTCAGGCCACCAGCAGGAAACGGGCGGCCGTGTCGGTGGCCGCCGCGACCACCGCCGCGGCGGTCGCCGCCGAGTCGATCAGGGTCGGGTCGAGGTCGGCCACCTCCACGGCCGCGTTCTCCGCGATCCACCGCGACGGCTCGGCCAGCGCGCCCGCCAGGGCCTTCCAGCCCGCGACCTCGGCGGGCACACCGGTGGCTTCGGCGGCCAGCAGTTCACCCACCTCGCGCAACCCCATCGCCGCACCGCGCAGGACGCCGGCGGTCACCGCGCCCCGAACCGTCCGCACGGCCCCGCGCACGCGCTCCACGTCGGCGGCCGGCGCGCGGATGATCCCGGCGGCGGCCGGGGCGAGGATGACGCCCGCGGCGGCGGGGCTGGCCTCCGGGACCCGGACGTCCGGCAGGCCGATGACCGTGGTGTCGTGCTCGGTCACCACGACCTTCGCCGCCCGGCCGAGGTCGTCCTTGCCCACGTCGAGCATCAGCACGTCCGGGTCCAGGACGCGCCCGCCGACGACGGTGCTCAACCGGCTCAGCACGTCGACCCCGGCGGTCACCACGACCTTGCCGCCGAGCACCAGGTCGTTGAGCGCGCGGTCCGCGACCCGCTCGCACACCACCAGGAGCGGCTCGGTGTCGAGCGGGCGCGGCACCGCGGTCAGGCGGCCCTTGTGCAGCAAGACCCGCGGCGACTCCAGCACCGCTTCCCGGCGGGTGCGGTCGGTGATCGACTCCGGCGAGGCGTAGCCGCGGTCGAAGCGCAGGCCGCGGGTGATCTCGTAGTCCAGGCCGAACCGCCGGGTCGGCTCGACCAGCAGTGCGGCGCTGCGCCCGGTGGCCGCCATGACCTTGCCGACGACCTCACCGATGTCGGCGCTGCCCGAGGAGTCGGTGGCGAGCCGGGTGACGTCGGAGTTGTCCAGCGGGCGGGCGACCTGGGCGATCAGCTGGGCGGCGCGAGTGCCGGCCGCGCGGACGCCCCGCATGAGCCGTACGGGGTTGTGGCCGTCGCGCATGGCCTCCACCAGCCGCAGGATCGCTCCCTGTGCGACCGCGACCGCCGACGCGGCGCCGTCCCCGGCGGCCCGGTGCACGTCCTCGATCAGTTCGCGCACGTAGGACGCCCCGAGGGTGTCACGCGGGTCGTCCGGTTGGAACGCGCGGGCGATGGCGGCGGCGTCGGCCAGTTCGACCGGCACGCCCCGCACGAACAGCACCGACCGCCGGCCCAGCGGACCCAGCGTCCGGCACACGGGTTCGGCCGCCGCCCGGAACCCGCGCGCCACCAGCAGCTGCCCGGACGTGTAGGACGCCGAGCGCCGCACCACCGCCGGCACGGACCCGCCGGCCCGCGCCACCCGCAGCGGTGGACCGCCGGCCTGGGCGAAGAACTGCGGCGTCTGGTCGGGTCGCCGCCGCCGGACCTCGCGGTGGGCGTAGCCGAACAGCTCGTTGACGTCGATCCACCCGTCGCCGTCCAGGTCGGCCGCGCCGCTGGACAGGCCTTCGATGAGCACGTCGGTGAACAGCGAGGCCCGCGGTGCTTCCAGGGACAGGGTGTCCTGCTCGAACGCGTACTCGTAGGCGTTCGAGGCGGTCAGCACGACGTACCCCTGGGCGGTGTCGTCCAGGACGGTCGCCGAGGCGTCCTTGAAGCCCTCGACGAACGCGCCGCTGAAGCAGCAGTCCAGCACCAGGATGCGGCCGGCGGCCCGGCAGTCCTCCAGCTGCTCGTTGAGGAACGAGCGCGGGATGGCGGTGCCGGCGGGCCGGTCCTGGATCGTGTTGGCCGCCGCGAAGTACAGCCGCCGCGCGGGCGTGGTGAGGCCGTGGCACGAGAAGTACAGCAGGACCAGGTCGTCGGGGGTGCGGGAGGCCAGCACGTCCTCGACGGCGCGGCGGATCTCGTGGTCGGGCGCGTCGCGCAGGACCCGGACGCCCGCGAAGCCGCCGACGTCCGGGTCCTCCAGCAGCGCGGCGAGCCGCTCCACGTCCTGCGAGGGCGCGCGCAGCCGGCTCAGCCGGGCGTCCTCGTACTCGCCGGTGGCCACCAGCAGGGCGTAGCGGCCCACGTCAGGCGTCCGTCTTGCCGTGCTTCTCCAGGAACGTCTGGACGAGCGCCTTGTGCGTGGCCTTGTCGCCGCCCTGCACGGTGATCGTCTCGTCGCCGGACTTGATGGTGACCTTGCGGGCGCTGCCGCGCTGGACGAAGGCGGTGATGACGGACGCGACGGCGGCGGCCACCGCGGCGGGCAGCGCCCCGTTCACCACGAGTTCGGCGATGGCCATGCCGGTGCCCTTCGCCCCGTCGGGCAGCTGGGTCGGCGCGTGCCGGGCGTCCACGCGGGCGCCCCGGACCAGC
This DNA window, taken from Saccharothrix variisporea, encodes the following:
- a CDS encoding caspase, EACC1-associated type, translated to MGRYALLVATGEYEDARLSRLRAPSQDVERLAALLEDPDVGGFAGVRVLRDAPDHEIRRAVEDVLASRTPDDLVLLYFSCHGLTTPARRLYFAAANTIQDRPAGTAIPRSFLNEQLEDCRAAGRILVLDCCFSGAFVEGFKDASATVLDDTAQGYVVLTASNAYEYAFEQDTLSLEAPRASLFTDVLIEGLSSGAADLDGDGWIDVNELFGYAHREVRRRRPDQTPQFFAQAGGPPLRVARAGGSVPAVVRRSASYTSGQLLVARGFRAAAEPVCRTLGPLGRRSVLFVRGVPVELADAAAIARAFQPDDPRDTLGASYVRELIEDVHRAAGDGAASAVAVAQGAILRLVEAMRDGHNPVRLMRGVRAAGTRAAQLIAQVARPLDNSDVTRLATDSSGSADIGEVVGKVMAATGRSAALLVEPTRRFGLDYEITRGLRFDRGYASPESITDRTRREAVLESPRVLLHKGRLTAVPRPLDTEPLLVVCERVADRALNDLVLGGKVVVTAGVDVLSRLSTVVGGRVLDPDVLMLDVGKDDLGRAAKVVVTEHDTTVIGLPDVRVPEASPAAAGVILAPAAAGIIRAPAADVERVRGAVRTVRGAVTAGVLRGAAMGLREVGELLAAEATGVPAEVAGWKALAGALAEPSRWIAENAAVEVADLDPTLIDSAATAAAVVAAATDTAARFLLVA